From the genome of Pseudosulfitobacter sp. DSM 107133, one region includes:
- the tagH gene encoding type VI secretion system-associated FHA domain protein TagH has product MSLRFVIESAPSPQAQTEWVFSGGQLSIGRSTDVDWQIDDPKMFISRKHCVIHEEGGQIVVTDTSSGGLYIDNAANAVGLGNSVPMTPGMRLHMGDFTLRVENATAPTSEPAPPQSPSERSGFFPPREKAAEPPGPAPARPADLPDPFGLRSDDIQPSRQREVERPPRPLDQTDPFGLDLRKPVVEKPATAQHSDKPSGGYFEPRSPAPESASRPPPRPPETKPDIFGDWRQPLTPAAPPAEPENNVPENNVPENTEPETDRAPPSVAPREVAQVPDDVPTPAPTSRVNPEPAEAPTDPAPQQPAAPVSQADADLRDALLRGMGLDPAQMKTDDPAAEMAHVGRAMRDLVEGVMLLLRTRAQEKQKVRVAQTIIASADVNPLKFLATPEDALSALIRPRGKGYMAPEAAVQGAFRDLADHQVRTWSALQVALRRMVDKFDPAEIAKEMEDVGLLESLVAGGRSAKLWQIYEDRYRDIAQTAEKQFLGDVGVDFRDAYENQRSD; this is encoded by the coding sequence ATGAGCCTGCGTTTCGTGATCGAATCCGCACCTTCACCGCAGGCTCAGACGGAATGGGTCTTTAGCGGCGGACAGCTTAGTATTGGACGCAGCACGGATGTCGACTGGCAAATTGATGACCCCAAGATGTTCATCTCGCGCAAGCATTGCGTGATCCATGAAGAGGGCGGGCAGATCGTGGTGACCGATACCTCCTCGGGCGGGCTTTATATTGATAATGCCGCAAATGCGGTCGGATTGGGCAATTCGGTGCCCATGACACCGGGGATGCGCTTGCACATGGGGGATTTTACACTCCGCGTTGAAAATGCGACGGCGCCGACATCCGAGCCTGCGCCCCCGCAATCACCGTCCGAACGCAGCGGGTTTTTTCCGCCTCGCGAAAAGGCGGCCGAGCCGCCCGGGCCTGCGCCAGCGCGCCCTGCGGATTTGCCCGACCCGTTTGGTCTGCGCAGCGATGATATTCAGCCGTCACGCCAGAGAGAAGTTGAACGGCCACCAAGACCGCTGGATCAGACTGATCCATTCGGGCTCGACCTGCGCAAACCGGTTGTGGAAAAACCGGCCACAGCGCAGCACAGCGACAAGCCATCGGGCGGGTATTTTGAACCAAGATCCCCTGCGCCAGAGTCGGCATCGCGCCCCCCACCACGGCCACCGGAAACCAAACCCGACATCTTTGGTGACTGGCGGCAGCCGCTCACCCCTGCGGCCCCGCCAGCCGAGCCGGAAAACAACGTGCCGGAGAACAACGTGCCGGAGAACACGGAGCCGGAGACTGACAGGGCGCCGCCTTCGGTTGCGCCGCGCGAGGTTGCCCAGGTGCCCGACGATGTGCCCACACCTGCGCCGACGTCCAGAGTGAACCCCGAACCTGCCGAGGCGCCCACCGACCCCGCGCCACAACAACCGGCTGCGCCGGTGTCACAGGCCGATGCGGATCTGCGGGACGCTCTTTTGCGGGGAATGGGTCTGGACCCGGCACAGATGAAAACGGACGATCCCGCCGCCGAGATGGCGCATGTGGGACGCGCAATGCGCGATCTTGTCGAAGGTGTCATGCTGCTGCTGCGCACGCGCGCGCAGGAAAAACAGAAGGTGCGTGTGGCCCAGACCATCATCGCCAGCGCCGACGTCAACCCGCTCAAGTTTCTTGCCACGCCCGAAGATGCTCTCAGCGCCCTGATCCGCCCGCGCGGCAAGGGCTATATGGCGCCCGAGGCGGCGGTACAGGGTGCATTCCGGGATCTGGCGGACCATCAGGTGCGCACCTGGAGCGCGCTTCAGGTCGCGTTGCGGCGCATGGTGGACAAGTTCGACCCTGCAGAAATCGCCAAAGAGATGGAAGATGTCGGCCTGCTGGAAAGCCTTGTCGCCGGCGGGCGCAGCGCAAAGCTCTGGCAGATTTACGAAGACAGATACCGCGATATAGCCCAAACTGCGGAGAAGCAGTTTCTTGGCGATGTCGGGGTTGATTTCAGAGACGCATACGAAAACCAAAGGAGCGATTGA
- the tssJ gene encoding type VI secretion system lipoprotein TssJ produces MTQFARRTFLITSALGGAALLAGCGDPAPAVLAVTAQGTAGMNPGPSGGDRPVTLTIVQLASSGAFDSADYFALQDPASALGADLIRTDQIVLAPGGTANTSITIESRTAVIGVIGGFRSPDGRTVRSKIAAPSANSGLIINVGAGGLSLAKA; encoded by the coding sequence ATGACACAGTTTGCGAGACGAACTTTTCTGATCACATCGGCATTGGGCGGTGCTGCCCTTCTGGCGGGGTGTGGCGATCCGGCACCTGCGGTTCTGGCCGTCACCGCGCAGGGCACGGCGGGCATGAACCCCGGCCCCTCGGGAGGCGACAGGCCGGTCACACTGACTATCGTCCAACTGGCCAGCTCCGGTGCCTTTGACAGCGCCGATTATTTCGCCCTGCAAGATCCTGCCAGCGCCCTTGGGGCCGATCTGATCCGAACAGACCAGATCGTTCTGGCGCCCGGCGGCACGGCGAACACAAGCATTACAATCGAGTCCAGAACCGCGGTGATCGGCGTGATTGGCGGATTCCGCTCGCCCGATGGGCGCACGGTACGCTCTAAAATCGCGGCACCTTCTGCAAATTCCGGGCTGATCATCAATGTCGGCGCGGGTGGGCTGTCGCTTGCAAAGGCCTGA
- the tssK gene encoding type VI secretion system baseplate subunit TssK gives MTDRNKVVWSEGLFLRTQHLQQQDRHTNWLLRQTLAASPHAGFGFVNLTLDPVALETGQIAIEKAAGFMPDGTFLSVPDGAVEVAPVTVQAKTEAGLVYLAIPSEGAGSAEIDPAHAEPSGTRYRGKVIEVRDAIRGGADASQIEVARLAPKILLPGDETAGYVTLPIARVEGLTAENAVALDADFLPPALKLDAVPWYGQLLKELVNGMDRIADAHGAMVLGGTGASMENLLILELANSARPKLAHLAAQNNVHPATLYQELAGIAGRMATYGASARRLGDLPEYMHADPQLSFQALADTLRSLVLSLRHVEPKSHVLQVSRHADNIWTVRIDNPEIIAKYRIVLRVGGDMSEALLRKYFVDQATVGAGDQFDTLWKSRLTGIPLKPLNSQPREIPYDGDRLCLELDRQSEHWAALQDAAGFVVGVAGEFEREPEIDCYAVSR, from the coding sequence ATGACAGATAGAAACAAGGTTGTCTGGTCAGAAGGACTGTTCCTGCGCACGCAGCACCTTCAGCAGCAGGACCGTCATACAAATTGGCTTTTGCGCCAAACGCTGGCCGCTTCCCCGCATGCGGGCTTTGGGTTTGTGAACCTGACCCTTGATCCCGTGGCGTTGGAAACGGGCCAGATTGCAATTGAAAAGGCTGCGGGTTTTATGCCCGATGGCACGTTTCTATCGGTCCCTGACGGCGCGGTCGAGGTGGCGCCGGTCACGGTGCAGGCCAAGACCGAAGCGGGGTTGGTTTATCTGGCAATTCCATCGGAAGGGGCCGGATCAGCCGAGATCGACCCGGCCCACGCAGAGCCTTCGGGGACGCGGTATCGCGGCAAGGTGATCGAGGTGCGCGATGCCATCCGGGGTGGGGCGGATGCCAGTCAGATCGAGGTTGCGCGACTGGCGCCCAAAATCCTGCTGCCGGGCGATGAGACAGCTGGCTATGTCACCCTGCCAATCGCGCGCGTCGAGGGGCTGACGGCTGAGAATGCTGTGGCATTGGACGCCGATTTTCTGCCTCCGGCCCTCAAACTGGACGCCGTGCCCTGGTATGGCCAGTTGCTAAAAGAGCTGGTCAACGGAATGGACCGCATTGCGGATGCACATGGTGCAATGGTTCTGGGCGGCACGGGTGCGTCGATGGAGAACCTGCTGATCCTTGAGCTGGCAAATTCCGCCCGCCCCAAGCTTGCCCATCTTGCCGCGCAAAACAACGTACATCCTGCGACACTCTATCAGGAACTGGCAGGCATTGCCGGGCGCATGGCGACCTATGGCGCCTCTGCACGTCGGCTGGGTGATTTGCCTGAATATATGCACGCCGACCCGCAACTGAGCTTTCAGGCGCTGGCTGACACGCTGCGCTCGCTGGTGCTGTCGCTGCGCCATGTCGAGCCGAAATCGCATGTGCTTCAGGTCTCGCGCCATGCCGATAACATCTGGACGGTGCGCATCGACAACCCCGAAATCATCGCCAAATACCGCATCGTTCTGCGGGTTGGGGGCGATATGTCTGAAGCCTTGCTGCGCAAATACTTTGTCGATCAGGCGACCGTGGGTGCGGGAGATCAGTTTGACACGCTTTGGAAATCGCGGCTCACCGGCATCCCGCTGAAACCACTTAACAGCCAGCCGCGCGAAATCCCCTATGACGGGGACCGGCTGTGTCTGGAGCTTGACAGACAGTCAGAACATTGGGCCGCCCTTCAGGACGCGGCGGGCTTTGTCGTCGGTGTGGCGGGTGAGTTCGAGCGTGAGCCCGAGATTGACTGTTACGCGGTTAGCAGGTGA
- the icmH gene encoding type IVB secretion system protein IcmH/DotU: MSADDPFGLENDAGRTRIRPVRRNAGTAAPPQAPASSAPVRTSRASDNPLLNAFAALIGLAPELERATAPENPDILRTRLHDTLTQSRDAAVSAGVPLSRADQGAWFVAALLDDIALNTPWGGNSGWPRMPLLVAMYGNVDAGERFYDLAEDLIRFPERDPELLELVFLCLSLGFRGKYRRDGGQGEAAIARLRGQMSRLLRDRDAAKAPLAPHWKGVEAADEKKRFIVPLWSIALLALALVTVIYVGLGIKLSNRGEQLYTLAGVLPPPVRAEIYRPVIETAETPLLTAEPFVFELLPLFAAAVPEGKGAALTGREDVSIAVIVVQSTTPEVFRSAKADLNPEYTALIESIAGVIVENAEFIGSVRVVGHTDSIQVRTSNPFRSNQGLSEARAATIVEILVAAGVPAELVTSEGKAATDPIADNGTREGRARNRRVEIIVQKKV, encoded by the coding sequence ATGAGCGCGGATGATCCATTTGGCCTTGAAAACGACGCCGGACGCACCCGCATCAGGCCGGTTCGCAGAAACGCCGGTACTGCCGCGCCCCCTCAGGCTCCGGCTTCCAGCGCCCCTGTGCGGACGAGCCGTGCAAGCGACAATCCCCTGCTCAATGCTTTTGCGGCGCTGATCGGCCTTGCACCGGAACTGGAGCGTGCGACCGCACCGGAAAACCCCGATATCCTGCGCACGCGTCTGCATGATACGCTGACCCAATCGCGTGATGCCGCTGTCTCGGCCGGGGTGCCCCTGTCGCGGGCGGATCAGGGGGCATGGTTCGTGGCCGCCTTGCTGGATGACATTGCGCTTAATACGCCGTGGGGTGGTAATTCGGGATGGCCGCGTATGCCGCTCTTGGTTGCCATGTACGGCAATGTCGACGCCGGAGAGCGGTTCTATGATCTGGCCGAGGATCTGATCCGTTTTCCCGAGCGTGATCCCGAACTGCTGGAACTGGTCTTTTTGTGCCTCTCGCTGGGCTTTCGCGGCAAATACCGGCGCGATGGCGGGCAGGGCGAGGCCGCGATTGCCCGTCTGCGCGGTCAGATGAGCCGCCTGTTGCGCGACCGTGATGCGGCCAAGGCGCCCTTGGCCCCCCATTGGAAAGGGGTCGAAGCCGCCGATGAAAAGAAACGCTTCATTGTCCCGCTTTGGTCCATCGCGCTGTTGGCACTGGCCCTGGTCACCGTCATTTATGTGGGGCTGGGCATCAAGCTGTCCAATCGCGGAGAGCAGCTTTATACACTTGCAGGCGTCCTGCCGCCGCCCGTCCGCGCCGAAATCTACCGACCCGTGATTGAAACCGCAGAGACGCCGTTGCTGACAGCCGAACCCTTTGTCTTTGAACTGTTGCCATTGTTTGCCGCCGCAGTACCCGAAGGCAAGGGTGCGGCGTTGACCGGACGGGAAGATGTCTCGATAGCCGTGATCGTGGTTCAGTCCACAACACCCGAAGTTTTCCGTTCCGCAAAAGCAGACCTGAACCCGGAATACACCGCCTTGATTGAAAGCATCGCGGGCGTGATTGTCGAAAACGCCGAATTCATCGGCTCGGTGCGGGTTGTGGGGCATACGGACAGCATTCAGGTCCGCACATCAAACCCGTTCCGCTCAAATCAGGGATTGAGCGAAGCGCGCGCCGCGACCATCGTGGAAATCCTTGTTGCGGCCGGTGTGCCTGCGGAATTGGTCACATCCGAAGGCAAGGCCGCGACGGACCCCATTGCCGACAACGGCACGCGCGAGGGCCGGGCGCGCAACCGCAGGGTGGAAATCATCGTGCAAAAGAAAGTCTGA
- the tssM gene encoding type VI secretion system membrane subunit TssM, with protein MGVLKKILGFLFSRILWTLIGIAVLCTLIWFYGPLISVGNSAPLAGDLTRIVVIGVIIILWLVSMLLRQMRAARANRAFVAELAAPVPDDVSRPGDENLAEVQAKFQGIMEQMKRSKIGGRKFLRDMPWYVIIGPPGTGKTTALRQSGLHFPIDLSDDLKGIGGTRNCDWFFTEDAVLIDTAGRYVQQQSDPDVDSAEWKGFIDLLVKHRGRRALNGVILTLSVQELAGDDAAIREHGREIRKRLAELREETGLKLPVYLMITKTDLVPGFESFFGDLNAEEREQVWGATLGTADRVDVVTVEREMRVLQEALEERLPARIAEDLSLEARAEVFRFPSQLDQFTRPLKVLIEAVFGESRYEDSPWMRGVYFTSATQEGSPIDRMVAGISSALGLTAPMPQRRAHGNTRSFFLRGMLTDLIFPEAGLGQFDPRAEERRRWIWRGTLAGATLVTAVLATVFLFSFLRYNGALGEQERQLTNLSARLANVAARQAPTDPLDLNLALDAANETVNARALVAASPLTLLGPSAEPELAQIQTIAYDQTLRNILEPRMVALLEATMWRHSRDPEFLLGALKSYQMLTGQAPYDAAFLGQWWQVVLPEFAPIDPFPTEESLDHQLAALSRIAGEEDKIAADPALVSVALESICAIPLAIRAYRTLRSDPAVAGLDEWIPAEKTGPNGARVLTRLSEKTLRVGLPGAFTYDGFHQVILPLVPEVAAQATLDRAVFAGGCAESSDASAETLEADILKLYYDDYISQWDGFLRDVRLTPIGDLVQARQNLKDLASADSALKRLLESVVYETHLARVIEEGEGSGAAEKGALKAASKLGKLGKLFKTGAKIARTSAKDGPPPVPPGQTVSDHFAPIRATVEEVDGQPPTLNDAVAALVALSNELQTVAASPDPQSALLARGGLPQLTGAIANEAAILPDPIDAWIAGIAGDTISVTREAVIAQLNARWRADVLPFCSSATAGRYPFDQSSSIDVNTFDFARLFGGGGLIDRFIADHLQPYIDNSVRPWKWRSDFGLDADLLIPFENARAMRDALFPGGAGPVIAFSLEPTDLSANASRVTLNVDGQQLAYFNAAARPASMTWPGPDGTNMITLSFAPVNGTSELVTSQTGSWAILRLIRSGRLSATALPEAFDLRLSAGGYSANFNLRANSVENPFDLKMFSGFTCPRGF; from the coding sequence ATGGGTGTGTTGAAGAAAATCCTGGGCTTCCTGTTCTCGCGGATTTTGTGGACGCTGATCGGCATTGCGGTCCTGTGTACGTTGATCTGGTTCTATGGACCTCTGATCAGCGTCGGCAACTCCGCCCCGCTTGCGGGTGATCTGACGCGTATCGTGGTGATCGGTGTTATCATCATCTTGTGGCTGGTCTCGATGCTGTTGCGCCAGATGCGGGCGGCGCGGGCCAACCGCGCCTTTGTGGCCGAATTGGCCGCACCCGTCCCGGATGATGTCAGCCGTCCTGGCGACGAAAACCTTGCCGAGGTTCAGGCCAAGTTCCAGGGGATCATGGAGCAAATGAAACGCTCCAAGATCGGGGGCCGCAAGTTCCTGCGCGATATGCCGTGGTATGTGATCATCGGTCCGCCGGGCACGGGCAAGACGACTGCGCTGCGCCAGTCCGGTCTGCATTTCCCGATTGATCTGTCCGATGATCTGAAAGGCATCGGCGGGACTCGCAACTGTGACTGGTTCTTTACCGAAGATGCCGTTTTGATTGATACCGCAGGCCGCTATGTCCAGCAACAAAGCGACCCGGATGTGGATTCTGCCGAATGGAAGGGCTTTATTGACCTGCTGGTCAAACATCGCGGCAGACGGGCGCTGAATGGTGTCATCCTGACGCTGTCGGTGCAGGAACTGGCGGGCGACGATGCGGCGATCCGTGAGCACGGGCGCGAAATCCGCAAGCGTCTGGCGGAACTGCGCGAGGAGACGGGGCTGAAACTGCCGGTCTACCTGATGATCACCAAAACCGATCTGGTGCCCGGATTTGAAAGCTTTTTCGGTGACCTGAACGCCGAGGAGCGCGAGCAGGTCTGGGGGGCGACTCTTGGCACGGCTGATCGTGTCGATGTTGTGACCGTCGAGCGCGAGATGCGCGTTCTGCAAGAGGCGCTTGAAGAACGCCTGCCTGCCCGTATTGCCGAGGATCTGTCGCTGGAAGCGCGCGCCGAGGTGTTCCGCTTTCCCAGCCAGCTGGATCAATTCACCAGACCGCTCAAGGTGCTGATCGAGGCGGTGTTCGGTGAGAGCCGTTATGAAGACAGCCCGTGGATGCGCGGGGTCTACTTCACCTCTGCCACACAGGAAGGTTCTCCGATTGACCGGATGGTCGCGGGAATTTCCAGCGCGTTGGGCCTGACGGCCCCGATGCCCCAGCGCCGCGCGCACGGCAACACACGCAGCTTCTTCTTGCGCGGGATGCTGACCGATCTGATCTTTCCCGAAGCCGGATTGGGCCAGTTCGATCCACGGGCAGAGGAACGGCGGCGCTGGATCTGGCGTGGCACGCTGGCCGGCGCAACGCTTGTCACGGCTGTCCTTGCGACGGTCTTCCTGTTTTCTTTCCTGCGCTACAACGGCGCATTGGGCGAGCAGGAACGCCAGTTGACCAATCTGTCTGCACGCCTTGCCAATGTGGCAGCGCGGCAGGCACCGACGGACCCGCTTGATCTGAACCTTGCGCTGGATGCCGCGAACGAGACCGTCAACGCCCGCGCGCTGGTGGCGGCAAGTCCGCTGACGCTTCTTGGACCCTCTGCCGAGCCGGAACTGGCGCAGATCCAGACGATTGCCTACGATCAGACCCTGCGCAACATTCTGGAGCCGCGCATGGTCGCACTGCTTGAGGCGACGATGTGGCGTCATTCGCGCGACCCTGAATTCCTGTTGGGAGCGCTCAAGTCGTATCAGATGCTGACCGGCCAGGCACCCTATGATGCGGCGTTCCTGGGTCAGTGGTGGCAGGTTGTGTTGCCCGAGTTTGCGCCGATTGATCCCTTTCCCACCGAGGAATCGCTGGATCACCAGCTGGCTGCACTCAGCCGGATCGCCGGAGAGGAAGACAAGATTGCAGCCGACCCGGCGCTTGTTTCCGTCGCACTGGAAAGCATTTGTGCCATCCCGCTGGCCATCCGCGCCTATCGCACGCTGCGCTCGGACCCGGCTGTTGCGGGTCTTGATGAATGGATACCCGCGGAAAAAACCGGCCCCAACGGCGCGCGCGTCCTGACACGTCTATCCGAAAAAACACTGCGCGTGGGCCTGCCGGGTGCCTTTACCTATGACGGGTTCCATCAGGTGATCTTGCCGCTTGTGCCCGAGGTTGCAGCCCAGGCCACGCTGGACAGGGCGGTATTTGCAGGGGGCTGTGCCGAAAGCTCTGATGCCTCAGCAGAGACGCTGGAGGCGGATATTCTGAAACTTTACTACGACGATTACATCAGTCAGTGGGACGGGTTCCTGCGCGATGTGCGGCTGACGCCGATCGGGGATCTCGTCCAGGCACGGCAGAATCTCAAGGATCTGGCTTCGGCTGATTCCGCGCTGAAAAGATTGCTGGAGTCGGTGGTCTACGAGACCCATCTGGCCCGCGTGATCGAAGAAGGTGAGGGCAGTGGCGCAGCCGAAAAAGGCGCGCTCAAGGCCGCCTCTAAGCTGGGAAAGCTGGGCAAACTGTTCAAAACAGGTGCCAAAATTGCCCGTACCAGCGCGAAAGACGGGCCGCCCCCGGTGCCGCCGGGTCAAACGGTCTCGGATCATTTCGCGCCCATTCGTGCGACTGTGGAAGAGGTCGACGGGCAACCGCCAACTCTTAATGACGCGGTCGCCGCATTGGTCGCGCTGTCCAACGAATTGCAAACCGTCGCGGCCAGCCCCGATCCGCAGTCCGCCCTTCTGGCGCGCGGCGGCTTGCCGCAACTGACCGGGGCCATTGCCAACGAGGCCGCGATCCTGCCCGATCCCATCGATGCATGGATTGCGGGCATTGCTGGCGATACCATCAGTGTGACGCGCGAGGCTGTGATTGCACAGCTGAACGCCCGCTGGCGCGCCGATGTTCTGCCGTTTTGCAGTTCTGCCACCGCGGGGCGCTATCCGTTCGATCAATCCAGTTCCATCGACGTCAACACATTCGATTTTGCGCGGCTCTTTGGCGGGGGCGGGCTGATCGACCGCTTTATCGCGGATCATTTGCAGCCCTACATTGACAATTCCGTGCGGCCCTGGAAGTGGCGCTCGGATTTCGGGCTTGATGCCGACTTGCTGATCCCATTCGAGAATGCCCGCGCGATGCGCGATGCCTTGTTTCCGGGTGGGGCAGGGCCGGTCATTGCCTTCTCGCTGGAACCGACCGACCTGTCGGCCAACGCAAGCCGCGTCACGCTGAATGTGGACGGGCAGCAGCTGGCCTATTTCAACGCGGCGGCGCGGCCGGCCTCGATGACATGGCCCGGACCCGACGGCACCAATATGATCACGCTCAGCTTCGCGCCCGTCAACGGGACGTCCGAGCTGGTAACGTCGCAGACCGGCAGCTGGGCCATTTTGCGGCTGATACGCTCGGGCCGCCTTTCGGCCACGGCACTGCCCGAAGCGTTTGATCTGCGGCTTTCAGCTGGTGGCTATTCGGCCAACTTCAATCTGCGCGCAAACTCGGTCGAGAACCCTTTTGATCTGAAGATGTTTTCGGGTTTTACCTGTCCGCGCGGGTTCTGA
- the tagF gene encoding type VI secretion system-associated protein TagF, with the protein MGTGFFGKLPAAGDFVARNLPSGLRPVLDKWLTAQIVPLTSRAQGWPQGGLRCVITLNDATWVLLIEPSADSVGRCYPLVACAASNGTDLQGADRWADTVGPLLLRGSEGALDAETLAQDLVRIEGPANASSSLIAPLIWWQGVPPDRPAQLLPRLSQLSSG; encoded by the coding sequence ATGGGCACCGGATTTTTTGGCAAACTGCCCGCCGCTGGGGATTTCGTGGCCCGCAACCTGCCAAGCGGCCTGCGCCCCGTGCTGGACAAGTGGCTGACAGCGCAGATCGTGCCGCTGACCAGCCGCGCGCAGGGCTGGCCACAGGGCGGTTTGCGTTGTGTGATCACATTGAACGATGCGACCTGGGTGCTTCTGATCGAACCCAGTGCGGACAGCGTCGGGCGGTGCTATCCGCTGGTGGCTTGTGCTGCGTCAAATGGCACCGATCTGCAAGGTGCAGACCGTTGGGCGGATACGGTTGGCCCCCTCTTGCTGCGTGGCAGCGAAGGGGCGCTGGATGCCGAGACACTTGCACAGGATCTGGTCCGGATCGAGGGGCCGGCAAACGCATCTTCATCGCTCATCGCGCCGCTGATCTGGTGGCAAGGCGTGCCGCCGGATAGGCCCGCGCAACTTCTGCCCAGGCTCAGTCAGCTTAGTTCTGGTTGA